The Sulfurimonas sp. HSL-1716 sequence TTAATAGACCATAATACATTTATTTTATTATCTGCAGTCTCGATGCTTGCAGGGACCATGCTTCTTATGTGGATAGGAGAGCAGATAACTCAAAACGGTATCGGAAACGGTATCTCTTTAGTCATCTTTGCGGGTATCGTATCGGCTATTCCAAATGCGATCGGGCATACGTTTACGATGATCAATACGGGTGAGATGAGTTTTATCACTCTGATCGCTGTCGTTGCTTTGATCCTTGGAACTATCGGTGTCATCATCTATGTCGAACTCGGTGAGCGCCGTGTACCGGTTACATACGCTAAAAAGACTATGATGCAAAATCAAAACAAACGCGTTATGAACTATATTCCGATCAAAGTGAACCTTTCGGGCGTCATTCCGGTAATCTTTGCCAGTGCGATACTGATGTTCCCTATGACGGTGCTTTCAAGCAGTCAGAACCCTACGGTTCAGGCAGTAGCGGATTTCTTGCATCCGGGCAGTTATTTCTTTGAATTCTTGACATTCCTGTTCGTCGTGTTCTTTGCATTTTTCTATTCATCGATCACGTTCAATGCAAAAGATATCTCCGACAATCTAAAACGTCAAGGCGGTTTTATCCCTGGTATCCGTACCGGAGAAGCTACTAAAAACTTTTTGAACGTAACTGCCAGCAACCTTACTTTTACGGGTGCGCTTTACCTGGGTCTTATCGCAACATTGCCGTTTATGATCATAAAAGGGATGGGCGTTCCGTTTTATTTCGGAGGAACCGCGGTCTTGATCGTCGTTCAGGTTGCACTTGATACGATGAGAAAAATCGAAGCGCAAATATATATGAGCAAATATGAAACATTAAGTGCGGTTGGCTTATAAAAATGGCTATTGCTCTTAGAAAACCTCAAGAGATAGATAAACTTCGAGCCGCCAACAAAATCGTTGGCGGCGCTTTAAAACTTCTTGTAGAAAATACAAAACCCGGAATTTCCTTAAAAGAGCTGGATGCAATGGCTGAAGATTACATCAGAAGTCATGACGCTAAACCTTCGTTTAAAGGTTTGTACGGTTTTCCAAATGCCGTATGTACGTCTTTAAACGAGGTTATTATCCACGGGATACCGAGCGAATACAAGCTGCAAGAAGGAGATGTCATCGGTTATGATATCGGAACTGAACGAGAAGGATACTTCGGCGATGCGGCAGTTTCAGTCGGTGTCGGCAAGATAAGTGTTGAAGACGAAGCGTTGATCGCATGTGCGAAAGACAGCTTGTACTACGCTATTGAAAATATAAAAGAGGGGATACGCTTTAAAGAGTTGTCTCTTTTGCTGGAAAACTTTATAATCTCAAGAGGATTCGTTCCTCTTAGAAACTTTTGCGGCCACGGTATCGGTAAAAAACCTCATGAAGAGCCGGAGATCCCGAACTATCTTGAGGGAGGCAATCCCAAAGCAGGTCCGAAGATCAAAAACGGAATGGTTTTTTGTATAGAGCCGATGATATGTCAAAAAGAATCAAAGCCAGTTATCCTTGATAACGGCTGGGATGTAGTTAGTACCGACGGTTTGCGCGGTTCACATTATGAGCACACTGTCGCTATAGTTGGTGGCAAGGCTGAAATTTTATCTCTACCATAAGAGAAACAAGGATTTAAAGATGGCAAAATCAGATGTTATCGAGGTTGATGGCAAGATTGTTGAGGCTTTACCAAATGCAACATTTCGTGTAGAGCTGGATAATGGTCATATTATATTGTGTCATATCGCAGGAAAGATGCGTATGCACTATATAAAGATATTACCGGGTGACCGTGTAAAACTGGAACTAACTCCATACTCTCTTGACAAAGGCCGTATCACTTACAGATACAAGTAACACACAAATTTCCTGCATGCAGCTTCTTGCATGCGGGGATCTTTATTTTAAGACCTCCCATTTAAAACGTACCATAGGCGTATCGTCCCGATTCCCCCATTCTCTCATAGAAGCATCGTATATCTTCGCATTTTTAAGCCCCAGATGGTTGTATAATATATACCAGTTCATCGAAGCTTCAAGTCCGCTCGTACAGTAGGAGACGACTTCATCCTCAGCATGTAGATCATAACCTGTCAGAAACATCTCTTTTAACTCTTCATCCGAACGCAGGGTTTCGTCTTTTAAGAACTTATCTTTCCAAAAACTAGACATTGCGTTTTTTATGTGTCCTGCACGTTTTACACCTTCAGGTATCGCCGTACCGTAATAAAATTCGGTTGAACGGGCGTCAAGCATAGGAATCTTGGAAATATTGTTTTTTACATAATCAAGACCGACTACGATGTTTGGATTGTAAACGGCAGTGAAGTTGCCCTCTTTGTTCGTTACGTTTTGAGTGGAGGAAAGAAGATTGCTTTCAAAAGTCCATGAAAGATATCCGCCGTCGAGGATAGATATGTCTTTTGCACCGTTTACGATAAGACAAAGTGCGAGATAGCTCTCTTTGAGCAGTTCTTTTTTATTTCCATGACCGTAAATAACGATTTGTGAATCGTTATTTATTCCTAGCCCGCGAGCCAGTTTTTGTATTTCTGCCGAGGGTTTCATGACCCGGTATGAGCCTGTCTGGTTTATAAATTTTGTCACATCCGCCAAAACGGCATTTTTGATATGCCCTTTTTTATATGTTGCGTGGTCGGTGACGTCTATAATGATCAGGTTCTTATCATCTATTTTTTTTTGAAGTTCATCGACGGAGATGAATCCGCCGGATGCAAAAAGAGTTAAAGAAAAGAGGAGTATTGCCGTTATAAATTTCATTAAAAGTTTCCGCCGTTTCTGAATTCGGCTATTTCCGATTCCACCATTTCATTGATCATGATCTTATAAAGCTCGGAGATAAGATTTGGAGAAAGGTTCAATGAAAGAGCTTTGTGACGGACTTTTTGCAGGACTGCGTCGACACGTTCGGGGGCTTTGACCTCTTCGACGCTCTCTTTAAACGAAGCAGCCTGATGTACATAGCGGTTTCTTTTGGCGATAAGTTCGACTATCTCGTCATCCAGTTTATCTATCTCTTCTCTTACTTCCTGCAGCGAGGTACATTGTTTAATACTCATTTTTAATCCTTGATCCAAGTATTTGCGAAAAAATCGATTTCATCGTATAGTATCTGATAAAATCTAAAAAAACTGTAAAAGCTGACACTGTTTTTATTAACACTACTGTAACTATTTTCGTGTAAGATTCTAAGAATCCTTAAAATTCAAAGCTTGATTTAAAAGTGATATGTCCATTTATCACTTTTAGTCACTGAGTATTTTCAATCTTTTCATGATCAGGCCTTTTTCGTTATCATCGGTTATTTTAGTTTTATAAAACTTCATCCAGCTTACAACGGCTTTCTTGTAACCGTAGAACGAGGCCTCCTCGATAATTTTTTTGACGGTATCTGCACTTAAGGCATCCTTTATCAGCGAAGCGGCTATCATTTTCGAGACTATGTCGTCCATTTTCTGCACCTCTTTTTGCGCATCTTTATAATCACCGTTTTCTTTGAACGCGGCAAAGTCCCTGTATCTCGAAGGCAGATTCTTGATCTCTTCTTTAGTGATCCTGTTTTGTAAAAACAGGTAATAGCCGTGCAGTTCGTCTGAGACCACAAGAGAGTCTAAATCTTTGTACTTTTCGCAGCTATCTTTTTTTAAAACACCCGTATGTAATGCGCATTCACTTAAGTAGATTCTTGCCAGAGTATCCAGATCGGCACTTTGTTTTGCATATTTTACGGCGCGTTTGAGATCGGTGTCTGCAAGATTGTCCTCATTTTTCAAATAGTATCTTTTATAGCTTTCATATGCATTTATACTGTTTATCTGCCAATCGTTTTTCGGAGTTGCAAACGAACAGCCAGCAAGAAGAACAAGAGTACATGAAAGAAGTATATATTTTATCATGGCAGCACGACCTTGCTTTTTTTATCGTCTTGAAGCAGAGCGTCCACTTTTTCCATCACCTTATTGGTCTTATCTATACCCGTCATTATCTGCTCTTTTATGGTTGTGAGATCCTTATCGTAGCCGCCGACCGCTTTTACCGTACCGTTGAGGGTTTTTAATTTTTGCTGTATATCTTTCATGATGAGATTGATGTTTTGTAACGCTTCATTGGACGGTTTTACCAGGTTTTCGTTCAGTCCGCCCATGATCTTATCGAGTTTAACGCTGATATCATGTATTTGCTGCATAGTCTTTTGCGTCTCATTTAAAGAGGAGACAAGTGCATCTGTGCTGTTTTGATCTCCGGTTATGCTTGTAAGCAGAGACTTGTTATTTGCTATGCGGGTCGTGATAGTGTCTATGTTCTTCATCGAATGCGCCAGTTCGCCTTTATCGCTGGAGAGTCTTGAAGTGATCGTTTCGATGTTGTCTATGATTTTTATCATCTTTGTGATTGCAGGTTGAAGTTTTGTGATCATATCGTTGATATCGTCGCTTTCTAAAAGCTCAAGAGTTGTATTCGGCTTAAGAGGGGTGTTGCCTACCGTCGTTAGAATTTCTATATGCGGAGAGCCGATAAGCGGTTTTACCAAAAGCAGCACGGAGTACTTACACACCCACTTGCTGTTCTCTTTGGAAACGGAGAAGACAAGATGGACGTTGCCGTCGTCGGTGAGCCTTATGTCATCGATCGTACCTATGTCAAAGCCCGAATATGAAAGAGGCATACCGACCTTAAAAGGAGCGGCGCTTGCGGCATAGAAGTTGTAGCTGTATCTTTTTTCAAAAGCGCCTTTCTCTTTGAGGATAAGATAGAAAAAAATGGTCAGGACGCTTGTGAGAACGATCACGAAGACACCGACTGCTAATTTCATTCTGCTATATGGCATAGGTCTCCTTCGTAATTGGTCTGATTGTTTTTCATATCCGCTATTATTATATCTTTTTTTATATCCAGTTTGTAGATAACTTCGGCTATCTCTTTTATACTGGTAAGCGAGGTGATGAAACTAAAGGGCGTCACTATGACGATTCTTTCGTTATCGTTCATCAAGGCGCGAAGGAGCATGGCGCAGAAGATTTCGAACTCGCTGCACTGGGAGGCTCTTTTTTGAGCTATCTCTTCAAGGGCTATAATCCTTAAAAGTTCTAGTGCCTCCGCTTCGGCTTTTATGACCTGTTTGTACGCATGAACTTCTTGGATTATAGCGATGTTCTCTACGATATTGAGATTCGATATAAGCGGTATATGCTCCCTGATAACGGTTGTATCTTGCAGAGAGTCCACATACTCTTCAAGTTCATTATAGTGATGAAACAGTTTTATAGTAATTGCAGCAGTAATGATAACACCTCGATAACGAAGATAGCGATAAAGAGCTTGACCATGCCGTTTAAAACGGAGATGGGGATGGCGCTGTAGCTCTGCATCGTTTTGAGCCCGCTGTATATGGGAATAAGCATGATTACAAATCCGAATGCTACACTTTTAGAGATCAAAACGACGAGGTCTTTGACCTCGATGGAACTGATAAGCATCTTGATATAAGAGTTCATATCCATCCCCATGTAAAAGAGCGTAAATATATACCCGCTGCTTAGCATGATGATAGCAAAAATTATGGACAAAGACGTGACGCTCAGCATTCCTGCGAAGATCCTCGGGATGAAAAGATAATCGATGAGATCGATCTTGAAGTGTTCGAGCGTGCTTAGTTCATGGTTGACTTTCATCACTGCTATTTCTGTATTGACCGCCGTACTTGAGCGCAGCGATATGAGCAGGGCAGTAAAAAAAGGTGCGAACTCATCGAGCGTAAAGTTGATGATGATAGATCCTATCTGGTCTTGAAGCGAATACTCAAATGCCAAGGATACGACAAAACCTATGATGATAGAACCGAACAGAACCGCAAGAAAGGTAAAAAAAGGGATGATCTCCACGGCGGTAAAGTAGATCTGTTTTGTAAGCACCGTTATCATTGCGGGGTTGTAGCTTTTTGGTCTTAACATATGCACCATGCATATGATAGCGAACTTGATGGCTTCATATACGGATGAACCGGCTCTTATCGCAGCATTACCGATATTTTCTACAACATTTACAACCACTTTTATACACCTCTGTATGATTACGTGCTATTTTACCTTTATAATATCACAAAAATGGTGTTAAAAAAATAGCCAGACAAGCAGACCAAAGCCAACTGTGAGGTTTAACCAGCTGACACCGTCTTCAAACATCATCACAAGAAGTTTATAATAGTAGTACATCTCGGTACTGTTTGGCTGCAGAAGCTGGGCATTTGCATACGAGGTTATGTCGGCTCCGTAAAAAAATGCCACGACCTCTGGCAGTATGAAAAAGAAAATGATCCCCAAAAATCCCCATATCGTTTTTTCCGGTTTCATAGAAGCAATGGTTTTTTTTGCGACCGGGTTTTGCGCGATTTGTTTTGCTTTTTCCTGTAATATTCTTTTCATATCCGTTTTTATTTCTTATAGATAAGCACTTATTTAGAAAAAGTGCTTGAAGGTCTTCCTATGTGGAAGCCCTGAAGATAATCGACTCCCATCTCTTTTAATGACTGTACGATATCCTCATCCTCGACAAACTCTGCGACCGTTTTGACGTTAAGCTCTTTGGCGAGCGTCAAGATACTGTTGACAAAAGCGCGGTCCTGCTTGTCTTTGTTTATATTGATAATGAATTCGCCGTCAATCTTCAAGTAGTCGATAGGGAATTTTTTGATGTAATGAAACGATGAAAAACCTGAGCCAAAATCATCAATGGCGAATTTGTATCCGGCTATTTTTAGATTAATGACGAATTTTTCCAGGATTGAGAAGTTCTTCACCGTTTCTCTTTCGGTTATCTCAAATACAATCTTCTCTTTTGAAATATTGTATTTTTTTACCAAGGTCGTTATGGAGTCCGCATAATTCCCCACAATCAGAGATTTTGGAGAAAGGTTTATAAAGAGTGTCCCTTCGTAATTCTCCTCATTGATCTTTTTAAATGCGTTTTCTATAACCATGAGATCCATGCGGTTTATCATACTCATACTTTCTGCGACCTCTATAAACTCATAAGCAGGTATTATCTTACCGTCTATCTCTATACGCATCAGCAGCTCATGTATCTTGATCTCGTCGGTGGATGTAGTACGAATCGGCTGAAAATACGGGACGATGCGGTTGTTCGTAACGGCATCTACAAGAAGAGCAGATTTTGCTTTTTGTTCTTTTATCACAGAAAGAATATCGTCACCAGAAGGTATCCTTACCCCGTTTTTACCCTCCTCTTTGACCTTATACATCATACTGTCGGCGATGAGGAAAAGCTCTTTTTCCGTTTGTGCATGGTCAGGGTATATCGATACACCGATAGAAGCGGTGACACCGACGTAGCTGCCGTCCGTACTTAAAAGTTTATAATCTTCGATGGCACTGATGATCTTATGGGCTATGGCGACTGCACATTTTAGATCGCATTCCGGGAGTATGAGGGTAAATTCATCTCCGCCGTAGCGTGAGAGGATATCTTCCTCTCTTTTGTTCTCGACCAGAAGTCTTGAAAATTCCTGCAGGAAGATATCTCCGAATGCATGCCCGTAACGGTCGTTGATCGGTTTGAAATTATCACAGTCGATGACCAAAAGAGCAAAGGAGTAGTCGTGATGATTTGATCTTTTTATTTCGTATTCCAGCAGATCCGTAAATATCCTTTGATTGAACAATCCCGTCAAAGGATCATGCGCGGCATAATATTCCAGGTCGTTGGTATATTTGTTGATGGCTTTTACCGAACCGACAAGGTTTGCCATGGTCGTGAGTATACTGTCGATGACGATGTGTTTGACCGGATCCATCGCTATGTCAGACTGAACGCTGAGGCCCACTATGCCTCCTATTTTTGGAGTGTCCAAAAAGAGCGATTTCGTTCTATGGGCAAAGTTTTCGTAGTGCGAGATATTGATGTTCTTGCTGTGTTCGGATATATTGTGGCGGATCGTATAATCCGTG is a genomic window containing:
- the secY gene encoding preprotein translocase subunit SecY, with translation MNKNLVNKILITVGFLFIYRLLAYVPVPGVDASVIASFFNNHHNDALGLMNMFSGNAVKRMSIISLGIMPYITASIIMELLAATFPNLAQMKKERDGMVKYMQIIRYATIVITIIQAIGVSIGLQSMTGPSGNSAILIDHNTFILLSAVSMLAGTMLLMWIGEQITQNGIGNGISLVIFAGIVSAIPNAIGHTFTMINTGEMSFITLIAVVALILGTIGVIIYVELGERRVPVTYAKKTMMQNQNKRVMNYIPIKVNLSGVIPVIFASAILMFPMTVLSSSQNPTVQAVADFLHPGSYFFEFLTFLFVVFFAFFYSSITFNAKDISDNLKRQGGFIPGIRTGEATKNFLNVTASNLTFTGALYLGLIATLPFMIIKGMGVPFYFGGTAVLIVVQVALDTMRKIEAQIYMSKYETLSAVGL
- the map gene encoding type I methionyl aminopeptidase, with translation MAIALRKPQEIDKLRAANKIVGGALKLLVENTKPGISLKELDAMAEDYIRSHDAKPSFKGLYGFPNAVCTSLNEVIIHGIPSEYKLQEGDVIGYDIGTEREGYFGDAAVSVGVGKISVEDEALIACAKDSLYYAIENIKEGIRFKELSLLLENFIISRGFVPLRNFCGHGIGKKPHEEPEIPNYLEGGNPKAGPKIKNGMVFCIEPMICQKESKPVILDNGWDVVSTDGLRGSHYEHTVAIVGGKAEILSLP
- the infA gene encoding translation initiation factor IF-1; translation: MAKSDVIEVDGKIVEALPNATFRVELDNGHIILCHIAGKMRMHYIKILPGDRVKLELTPYSLDKGRITYRYK
- a CDS encoding rhodanese-like domain-containing protein; its protein translation is MKFITAILLFSLTLFASGGFISVDELQKKIDDKNLIIIDVTDHATYKKGHIKNAVLADVTKFINQTGSYRVMKPSAEIQKLARGLGINNDSQIVIYGHGNKKELLKESYLALCLIVNGAKDISILDGGYLSWTFESNLLSSTQNVTNKEGNFTAVYNPNIVVGLDYVKNNISKIPMLDARSTEFYYGTAIPEGVKRAGHIKNAMSSFWKDKFLKDETLRSDEELKEMFLTGYDLHAEDEVVSYCTSGLEASMNWYILYNHLGLKNAKIYDASMREWGNRDDTPMVRFKWEVLK
- a CDS encoding chorismate mutase yields the protein MSIKQCTSLQEVREEIDKLDDEIVELIAKRNRYVHQAASFKESVEEVKAPERVDAVLQKVRHKALSLNLSPNLISELYKIMINEMVESEIAEFRNGGNF
- a CDS encoding ABC transporter permease; this translates as MVVNVVENIGNAAIRAGSSVYEAIKFAIICMVHMLRPKSYNPAMITVLTKQIYFTAVEIIPFFTFLAVLFGSIIIGFVVSLAFEYSLQDQIGSIIINFTLDEFAPFFTALLISLRSSTAVNTEIAVMKVNHELSTLEHFKIDLIDYLFIPRIFAGMLSVTSLSIIFAIIMLSSGYIFTLFYMGMDMNSYIKMLISSIEVKDLVVLISKSVAFGFVIMLIPIYSGLKTMQSYSAIPISVLNGMVKLFIAIFVIEVLSLLLQLL
- a CDS encoding bifunctional diguanylate cyclase/phosphodiesterase, with translation MPKTLKNFIFAINVILLSLLFILIFLFSTYIHMTLAERSAIKYSHTISNQIFSSMYQVMKRGWNRDDLNDFIHSFKSNFNDSNYVINVYRGPLVKQLFGTVEESERDDVVNRTFVTGKKETVNNFGLLKNSLPLNAKNECLKCHVNAHVGDTLGVIEVEQDLNSIMSKTFFEYIYFFLITIPLFILAAFFVSRYTSAKITNSLKLFNNKVQNINSMEDFKEFDPTEIDLKFEEINEIIANVNLLAQKLKAIAVDKDLLEFEVQLLDKFIITSDVVKDWRDYIGELLIDINHVMPTYTLMTIFRVGDDQFEVDIFWYGVPEPHVKEKFEQYVRDEVKETDHFLGYTDYTIRHNISEHSKNINISHYENFAHRTKSLFLDTPKIGGIVGLSVQSDIAMDPVKHIVIDSILTTMANLVGSVKAINKYTNDLEYYAAHDPLTGLFNQRIFTDLLEYEIKRSNHHDYSFALLVIDCDNFKPINDRYGHAFGDIFLQEFSRLLVENKREEDILSRYGGDEFTLILPECDLKCAVAIAHKIISAIEDYKLLSTDGSYVGVTASIGVSIYPDHAQTEKELFLIADSMMYKVKEEGKNGVRIPSGDDILSVIKEQKAKSALLVDAVTNNRIVPYFQPIRTTSTDEIKIHELLMRIEIDGKIIPAYEFIEVAESMSMINRMDLMVIENAFKKINEENYEGTLFINLSPKSLIVGNYADSITTLVKKYNISKEKIVFEITERETVKNFSILEKFVINLKIAGYKFAIDDFGSGFSSFHYIKKFPIDYLKIDGEFIININKDKQDRAFVNSILTLAKELNVKTVAEFVEDEDIVQSLKEMGVDYLQGFHIGRPSSTFSK